CCGAACCCGAGAATAATCACGCCTCAACGCTCCTACGTCCAGTTTTGTGAACTCTGTTCTCACTACATAGCGTCTGTAGCAGTCTGCACCCAACGACTTACAACTCGAAAAAGGGGGGAGGGGGTTCGTCAGGCCCACTCCGTGATACCGACTACACGTATTCCATTGAGCTCCCGTCGAACATCATTCCGATCCCAGCCAAGGGGGGAAAGTACGCTCTCGACAGCTTGGACCAACTCCGTCTCGTAGTACGAGGCGTCGTAGGTCTCGATCTCTTCGTGGGAGAGGGCGACACGGTCACGCGAGATCTTCTCGTCGTCGTCGACCACGTATTCGATATCCTGTCCCGGGTGGACAGCGAGGTCTTGATCGCGAGCCCGTTTCAAGGCCGCCACGTTCTGAGTATTCTGCGTATAGCCTTCCAACGGCTTGGAGACGCGATTCCGTTCGACGAGCTGTTCCACTCCTACAGCACCTGAGTGCAGTTCCTTGATTGCTCGTTCGAGACGTCCGAGTACCGCGTCTGGGGACTGCGTGGCATCGAGTCGGTTGAGACAGTCCCGCTGGACATCTTCGATGAACGGCGGGGTCGAGCGTTGCCGGGCTTCGATGCCTCTGATTTTGAATTCGTCGTCGCCGGCGACCTTCCCGAAGTACTTCGTCAGCGCGCCGGCGCCGCTCTCGCGCTGCGGGACGAACGCCACCCAGTCGTAGTGGGCTTCGTGTTCGAGCCGAATCTCGACGCGTTCCGTGATCTCCGTCGCGAGCGTCTCGAGGTCCTCGCGGTCATCGTCGTCGATGTCGGGGTCCGGCGTCACCCAGATGGAGTCGACGATTCCGTGGACGACCCGCCAGCCGCCAGCTTCCAGTCGCTGTTTCGCTGTTAGTAGGATCTCGCGAGCGAACGCGTTGATCGCTTCGTGGCACTCGATGCGGCCGAACTTCGCGTTGCTGAACCCCTGATAGCCGAAGCAGGCGACGAGGATCCACTTCAGCGCTCCCGACCGTCCCTCGAGCTCCGCCAGCCGGTCCTCGTCGGGGTTGTTCCGTTCCTTCTCGCGACGGATGGCCGCCTTGATCTCGTCGCGCGCGTCGATGATCGGCTGCAGCACGTCGACGAGGTAGCCCCGGTCGTCGCAGATCGAGTACCCGAGGCCGGGGACGTCGTCGCGGCCGCTGTGGCAGTCACACCGGATGACGTCCGGCGAGACGTTTCGCGTACAGATGATGTTCGGATACAACGAGGAGAAGTCGAGTTCGTGGACGTTCTCGTGGAGGCCGACCTCGGGCGCGAAGATGAAGCCGCCACGGTCGGCGTCGTGGAGCGTCCCCATCGGCTTGTAGAACTCATGACGCCAGGAGTTCCACGGCACGAGGACGCTGCGGTCGTGAGCCTCGCAGATCTGGATCGCCGTGAGGACGTTCCCGATCGACGCCCACACGAGCTCCTGGACGGGCTTTTTCGAGCGCGACACAAGGTCGAGGACGCCGTCGAGGTTCGTCTCCCCGTAGAAGAACGTGTTCGACTCGTCGATGATCGCCCGACCGGGCACGTTGTACCGCGCCGGAGAGTGACCGACACGACCGTAACTCGAGTACGTCGACCGACTCGCGAGCTGCTGGTAGTCGACGTCCGGCCATCGACTCAGCGAGAAGTCGTCGACGTCGGCGTCCGTCGTCATCTCGTACAGGGTCGGGATGATCTCGCTCGTCGAACAAACCAGGACGTCCGGATTGTGCTCCTCGAGCGCTGCTTTGACGGCGGTCAGGATCTCCGTCGGCGAGCCAGTGACGGTGTCGCCGGCGACGGACAGCTCCCCGTAGACATCGTTGCTTGTTTCGGTCACCGGGACGCTGAGTCGGAGCGACGACAGCTCACTCGCCGGCGTCGGGTTGACGCCAGTCTCCAGACAGTACCGGAACTCTCGCGAGAAGTCGACATTGAAGCAGGCGATATCCCCGATTGGATAGTCCGACAGCTGGCGCGCTTGCCGGGCAAGTGGGGTGACGCGATCGATGTGGGCGACGTCGACGGCAAGGACCGGTTCCTCGTCTCGTCGAAAGCCGGGCCGCCGCGCAACCATCTCGGTCGCGACGATGTCTGGGTGCTGGTCGTACACCGACTGGAGCGTCGTGAGATCGAGGTCGGTCTCTGGGTCGCGAGCAGCGACGTAGAAGCGTGGAGTGTAGTCATCGCGCTCGGTCGCGACGGCGCCGTCGGCAGTTGCCTCCCACTCCAGGACGCGGCCGTCGTCCAGAAAGTCGATAGTAAACTGCCCCATCCTACTCGCTCACGGCTTCGCCGTTCGCTTCGTTGCGGGTGGGGCTTTCGCGTGGACTCCCGTTCTGTCCGCTGTCGGCGGAAGGCTCGTAATCGCCATTCACGTTCAACGCCCCGCGATTCAAGCGCACGTTTACGGGTGCGCCTCCGCCCGACGACTTTTGCGCCGAGCGGAGATACTTCAGGCCAATATTCTTCGCCGCGTTGTAGTCTGCGTGGGGCGAGTATCCACACTTCAGGCACTCGAATACGTTCTGCCCGTCCGAGGTTGGACGGTTGTTCTCGTGGGTGAACCCGCACTTGGAACACCGCTGGGAGGTGTAGGCGGGACTCACTTGTTCGACCGAGATGCCGACCACTTCGGCCTTGTACTCGACATACTTGAACAGGCGTCGGAACGCCCACGCGTGGAACTTTTTGGCGTTGGGCATCCGCTCACGAATCCCCGTCAGGTTCTCGAACGCGATCACGTCGCAGCCATACTCGACGGCTTCCGCAACGAGTTCCTTCGAGACAGTGTGTAAGAAGTGGTCGTACCGACCCGTCTCGGTGCGTCCAACCGACTGGATGGTTTCGTGGGCGGCCCGCGTGCCACGCTGGTGGAGTGACCCGCGCCGCTTCTCGAACTCGCGGTGCCAGTGATTCAGCTCCGACCCGTTCCAGAATGTCCCTGTGGAGGTGACGGCGATGTTTTCGATGCCGAGGTCAACGCCGAGGACTGTGCTGTGCTCGTCGTTGCCGTCGTCGGTAGTCTCGAACTCCACGTCCGCCTTTGTTCGGACGTGAAGGTAGAACTCGCCGTCGCGGTAGTGCAGTTCTGCGCCCGTCACTTCGTAGTCGTCGTTGTATAGATACTCCGAGTGTGGTGTCTCGCGGTTCTCGTCGGGGAGGACGTATTCGGCGGTGATTCGTCCTTCGACGGTCGAAAGCGTGGCGTGGTCGTCGTTGAACGTCGCACACCGCTTGTCGTAGACGAGCGTCGGGGCGGTGAAGTGCGGTTTTCCCGCGTAGTCACCGTGCTTCCACCGAGCGACGACGCTCTGTACGGCATCGGCGGCCTTGTTGCGGGCGTTCTGGACGAGATTCGCTTGAAGCCTCGTTTCGGCCCGCACGTCGTCGTAGGTTTCGCGTTGAAGTTCGGCTTTGCTCGTAGTCTTGTACTCGCCTTGCCATGCGTGGTCGACGACGTAGTTGGCGGCCCACAGGAACTCGGAAATGGTTTCGCGGAGGAGGTCGGCGTCGCTGTCGGCCACGTCGAGTTTGACGGGGACGGTGCGACGTACCTCCATCCGTGGTTCAGATGTAGTGCCATGTCTTTATATTAGCCATGATTCGGTGGGAGTCGGTAACCCATCGAGCGTGGGTGGTACAGTATCGTGTCGGTTTCCTCTCCACACAATCGCTCGCTTCGCTTGCCCCGTGAGGGCGAAAGCTCCACCTTGCATCACGCTGAACGGCATCGTCACGGGTTCGAGTCCGGTGGGCCACTCTCTTGATCATCGCGTGCTGCGACCGCGGCTTCGAGCTCTTCGAGGCGTTCCTCGTGGTCGTCGAGGCGGGCCTCCTGTTCGAGATCGATGCTGAGAAGCGCCGGCAGTAGCGGGTTCTGATGGTTCAACAGCCCGCTCGCGTCGGCGTGTTCGCGGGCGTACTCGAACAGCTGGTCAAATCGTGGCTGGTCGCGACGCCGCAGTGCCCGGCGGAACTCTGCCCACCGCTCTTCGATGGCCCGGAGCGCATCCCGGTACGTCGGGTTTGTGCGCCCCATCGCTATCGGCCTCCTGTCCCGGTCGCGGTCCACGCATCGAGCAAGGGGTCCGCAGTGGCCGCCACCGTCTCACCGTCAGCTGTGACACCCGTTCCGACACCCTCCGGAGTCGGCGTCGACGGCGTCGGAGTTGTCGGTTCCACGCCGACCTGCGTGGCGCGTGCCGCGAGCAGCTGCCGCCAGTACGCGAGCGTCGTCTGGTAGTACGCGCCGTCGTCGACGGGATAGACGAGCGTCTCGAAGTCCTCGCCGACGACCCGTGGGCCCATCCGCGTCTGTTCACACTCCAGGTGGTGGTCGGCGACCGTCGCGACTGGCTCGGTGAATTCGTTTCGTTCGTTTCGCGTAACGAGCACCGGGATGTCGTACCCCTCGGTGTAGGTCGCTAACCGGGCAAGGGTTCGAGCCTGGAGGGTTTTCGCGTGAGTCTCGCCAAGGGTATCGTCGGCGCGGTACTGGGCATCGACGGTCGGCGCGACGATGAGGGCGGGCGTATGGGACGACGTATCCTCGTCATGACTTGGTTCCCCTCGACCGGTCGTCCCGGCGTCGGTGGTGGACATCTGGATTACCTTATTTACCGCTGACGGGAGATCACAGACGGCGCCGTAGTGCTGGTAGGCGGTAAAACCGCGTGCCACGTGGATTCGGTTGAGCAACCGTTGACTGGGCGCGATCTGGGAGAGTGTCGTCGTCGTCGCGTGTCCATTTGCGTCGACCCAGAAGGTGGGCCCGTCGTGCAGGAGGAGATGGTCGAGCACGAGCGACTGCAGGATCGGGACGCCGCGGTCCCCCTCGACGTCGAGCAGCGTGATGCCGTCGTCGAGCTGCGGCAACAACATCTCGTCCGTAGCCGGATCGGCCTGGTCAGCGAGGGACCGATTGCGGTCAGCGCCCCGTGTCGGCTGGTCCACCGCCAATCGGTTCGATGTTGAGTGTTCTCCCATACTTGACTAGTTGTCTACGTTCCCGATAAGCCGCGGCGTGGCGCTTCCGCGTTTCAGGGAAGGGCTGAAAGGTATGTAGAACCGGACTCAGGCAACAGATTTCTGCCATCGTTCGACCGTTTCCGAGAACGTTTCCAGAGAGGAAGGCAGACAGTATCGTCGGATTAACCAACAGACCGGGGATTCCAACTCGATTGTTGGTTAAGACTCCCTGAACGTAGGGTGATCTCGCCCTCACGTAATTCTGTTGACGGCCCCGCATATCCCCCGAGTCTACGATCTGATGTGATCGACGATTGTTCTCAGCGCGGTTACATCGTCGTTATTGTACTGTTTGAGTCGATCCCAGTCTGGTTCTTCGCCGTCGAGGAGATATCGCGTGTACTTGCTCCCGACCACAAACCCGTCGACGGTCGGGTCTTGATATTCAAAGCCGAGTGCGCTCGCTACGACGTCCAATTTATGCCGATTGAAGGGCCCAAAGAGTTCCTGTTGGGCAGTAATCCCGAGGTCGTGTGCTCGCTCCAGATGGTCGATCCCCTCAGTAATGCCGTGTTCGTCGAATCTGCGACTGAGACACTGTTCGTCGAAGTAGTTCCCTCCGTAGTAGATGATCGGCTCGGAGCCATGATCATCAAGGTACTCAGACAGCTCCTGAAGAAGTGCTGACTCGTCGTCCGGCTCGAAGAATTGTCGGTACGCATCGTTCTGGTAGCTGTAGGTGCCGACCAGCCAGATCCGATCCTGCTGAAGATCCGTTTCTATGTCCAAGAGGAGAGGCTCCGTATCGTGAAGGTCGTCGAAGGCGGACTTGTTTAGAATCACGACCTCATCGTTTTCGAAAGCCTGTCGATGAGCAATCCACCGGTCCACGTGTCATGAAGAGGCTCCAGGGAGGGCTTCGAGTTCGGCACGCCGTTCTTCGGTAATTTCATCTGGGTTAGTGATCCCTAACTCACTGAACTGTTCTACTCGGTTTCTCCCGACCTGGACGAGATCAGTCAGGCGACTGCCTAGCAGATGGCGAGTGTCGTAGAACTCGTATTCGATTGACTCGTTCGAGGCGTCGATGGTGATGAGTGCGTATCTTCCTGGGTCGTCTACTCCGTCGTGGGATGCGATGTTGATCACCGTGCCGTACTCGAGGGTTTCAGCTCTACCTCCGAATTGATGGCAATGACCGCAGACGGTAGCTGGGGGCTGGATGTCGTCTATAAAGCTCCTGACGGCCTTCGACCCGATATGTTGTTGCCCGAATCGCTTCCCGATATCGAGAATGCCGAAGGGAGGAGTGTGTGTGACAAGAATCGGAGTTCTGTCTTCACAAGCGGTGCGGTGTTCGGAAAGGTGCCGTTGGACGTCGTCCTCGGTATAGGTGATGAGACCAGGTCCCTGGGTTGATCCTTCCTGGCCGATGAACACGAGATCCTCGTAGATGTATGGTGTCCTGTGGAGGTCGGTGGTAAATTCCGCATCGAACTGCGGGCCGGTTGACGGGGGGAAGTCGTCGTTTCCTCGGACATAGAGCGATTGTTGGTGCTTCGTGAGGCGAGCAAGTTCTGCAAGATGATCTGTGTCAGTATCGGCGTTTTTGAAACGTGAGAGGTCGTCGCCGGCATATAGTAGTAAATCTGGAGTTGGTTCTACAGTTTCGAGAATGGTGTAGAGATCGTCAATAGGTTGAGAGCGCCAGTCAGATACGGCGAGTATGTGGGTCATTTTGTATGAGCGTAGTTAGTGTGGCCTCTTCTATCGTTTGTTTAGGTGTACCGTTTGTCATTAGGAGTTTTTCCGCCCGTTGTCGTTAACCAACAAATCAGGCTCATCGGTCAATCTGTTGGTTAATGGTGAGATTCCTGTGCGACCACGTTGAAGATGCCTCCCTCCGAACTCCTCGGTATGTGTGGCCGGAACTCGCTCTTCATCGACCAAGCAGACCTTGAGGCCCGCTTCGAAGCCGAGGTCGTCGCGGACGGCGGGTACACCCCCCGATACAACATCGCGCCTGGCGACGACCTCCACATCATCACGAACGAGGCTTCCGACGAGATCGACGCCTACCACTGGGGGCTGATTCCGTTCTGGGCGGATGAACCTGAGGAAGGCATCATCAATGCTCGCTCCGAGACTGCTGACGAGAAACGCGTCTTCGAGCGGGCGTGGGAATCACGTCCCTGCCTCGTCCCCTCGTCAGGGTTCTACGAATGGAAATCGCCGAACGGCGGGTCGAAGCAGCCCTACCGGATTTACCGGGAGGACGACCCCGCATTCGCTATGGCCGGGCTCTGGGACGTCTGGGAGGGCGACGACGAGACGATCTCGTGCGTCACGATTCTCACGACGGAGCCGAACGACCTGATGAACTCAATCCACGACCGGATGCCGGTCGTCCTCCCGAAGGACGCTGAGTCCGACTGGCTCGCCGCAGACCCGGACACCCGCAAGGAACTGTGCCAGCCGTACCCGAAGGACGATCTGGACGCCTACGAGATTTCGACGCGGGTCAACAACCCCGGCAACGACGATCACCAGGTCATCGAGCCACTGGACCACGAGCAATCGGGCCTCGGCGAGTTCAGTTCCTGATGGCTGACGGGGTCACCGTTACTGCATCGGCGACGCCGCCGCTGAATCGACGAGCGAGTACTCTCGGTCCCGACTCGTCCCTTCCGCCTCGAGGAGGTTGTACTGCTCCATTTTCGAGAGGTACGTGCGGATAGTCCGCTTCGTCCGCGGATCATCGACGTCCTCGGTATAGCGCTCGTGAATCTCGCTCGGCCCGACTGGGCCGTGCTCGCGAACGATATCGTAGACGACCCGCTGATGGGGGGTAAGTGAATCGAGGCTCTTCTGCTTAATCTGGGCCCGAGCATCCTCGGCGGCGTCCAGGAGGATGTCGTCGGTGATGCGCTCGTGATTCTCGCGATCGGCCTTGCCGGCGGCCGTTCGGAGGATACCGATTGCGAGGCGGGCGTCGCCGGCGGCCGCGTCGGCGACCCGATAGAGCTGGTCGTCGGTGATGATGTCCTCGTCGAGTCCCCACTTCG
This genomic stretch from Haloferax volcanii DS2 harbors:
- a CDS encoding type B DNA-directed DNA polymerase, coding for MGQFTIDFLDDGRVLEWEATADGAVATERDDYTPRFYVAARDPETDLDLTTLQSVYDQHPDIVATEMVARRPGFRRDEEPVLAVDVAHIDRVTPLARQARQLSDYPIGDIACFNVDFSREFRYCLETGVNPTPASELSSLRLSVPVTETSNDVYGELSVAGDTVTGSPTEILTAVKAALEEHNPDVLVCSTSEIIPTLYEMTTDADVDDFSLSRWPDVDYQQLASRSTYSSYGRVGHSPARYNVPGRAIIDESNTFFYGETNLDGVLDLVSRSKKPVQELVWASIGNVLTAIQICEAHDRSVLVPWNSWRHEFYKPMGTLHDADRGGFIFAPEVGLHENVHELDFSSLYPNIICTRNVSPDVIRCDCHSGRDDVPGLGYSICDDRGYLVDVLQPIIDARDEIKAAIRREKERNNPDEDRLAELEGRSGALKWILVACFGYQGFSNAKFGRIECHEAINAFAREILLTAKQRLEAGGWRVVHGIVDSIWVTPDPDIDDDDREDLETLATEITERVEIRLEHEAHYDWVAFVPQRESGAGALTKYFGKVAGDDEFKIRGIEARQRSTPPFIEDVQRDCLNRLDATQSPDAVLGRLERAIKELHSGAVGVEQLVERNRVSKPLEGYTQNTQNVAALKRARDQDLAVHPGQDIEYVVDDDEKISRDRVALSHEEIETYDASYYETELVQAVESVLSPLGWDRNDVRRELNGIRVVGITEWA
- a CDS encoding RNA-guided endonuclease InsQ/TnpB family protein, encoding MEVRRTVPVKLDVADSDADLLRETISEFLWAANYVVDHAWQGEYKTTSKAELQRETYDDVRAETRLQANLVQNARNKAADAVQSVVARWKHGDYAGKPHFTAPTLVYDKRCATFNDDHATLSTVEGRITAEYVLPDENRETPHSEYLYNDDYEVTGAELHYRDGEFYLHVRTKADVEFETTDDGNDEHSTVLGVDLGIENIAVTSTGTFWNGSELNHWHREFEKRRGSLHQRGTRAAHETIQSVGRTETGRYDHFLHTVSKELVAEAVEYGCDVIAFENLTGIRERMPNAKKFHAWAFRRLFKYVEYKAEVVGISVEQVSPAYTSQRCSKCGFTHENNRPTSDGQNVFECLKCGYSPHADYNAAKNIGLKYLRSAQKSSGGGAPVNVRLNRGALNVNGDYEPSADSGQNGSPRESPTRNEANGEAVSE
- a CDS encoding ribonuclease H-like domain-containing protein codes for the protein MDRWIAHRQAFENDEVVILNKSAFDDLHDTEPLLLDIETDLQQDRIWLVGTYSYQNDAYRQFFEPDDESALLQELSEYLDDHGSEPIIYYGGNYFDEQCLSRRFDEHGITEGIDHLERAHDLGITAQQELFGPFNRHKLDVVASALGFEYQDPTVDGFVVGSKYTRYLLDGEEPDWDRLKQYNNDDVTALRTIVDHIRS
- a CDS encoding metallophosphoesterase family protein gives rise to the protein MTHILAVSDWRSQPIDDLYTILETVEPTPDLLLYAGDDLSRFKNADTDTDHLAELARLTKHQQSLYVRGNDDFPPSTGPQFDAEFTTDLHRTPYIYEDLVFIGQEGSTQGPGLITYTEDDVQRHLSEHRTACEDRTPILVTHTPPFGILDIGKRFGQQHIGSKAVRSFIDDIQPPATVCGHCHQFGGRAETLEYGTVINIASHDGVDDPGRYALITIDASNESIEYEFYDTRHLLGSRLTDLVQVGRNRVEQFSELGITNPDEITEERRAELEALPGASS
- a CDS encoding SOS response-associated peptidase, yielding MCGRNSLFIDQADLEARFEAEVVADGGYTPRYNIAPGDDLHIITNEASDEIDAYHWGLIPFWADEPEEGIINARSETADEKRVFERAWESRPCLVPSSGFYEWKSPNGGSKQPYRIYREDDPAFAMAGLWDVWEGDDETISCVTILTTEPNDLMNSIHDRMPVVLPKDAESDWLAADPDTRKELCQPYPKDDLDAYEISTRVNNPGNDDHQVIEPLDHEQSGLGEFSS